From Deferrisoma camini S3R1, the proteins below share one genomic window:
- the nifU gene encoding Fe-S cluster assembly protein NifU, which yields MWDYSDKVKDHFLHPRNVGKMEDADAVGEVGSLACGDALRLYLKIEDERIVDAKFQTFGCGSAIASASALTEMVKGKTLDEALRITNRDIADYLGGLPKEKMHCSVMGREALEAAINNYRGIETPKAELEGEVVCECFGVTDRQIRRAIEENDLQTVEDVTHYTKAGGGCERCLPDIERILREVRGEMRRAKAQPEAKPRRLTNLQRIQLIQKVIDEEIRPGLQADGGDLELVDVDGTTVYVRFRGMCVNCPSSQVTLQDGIEARLREMVDPEIRVVEA from the coding sequence ATGTGGGACTACAGCGACAAGGTGAAGGACCATTTCCTCCACCCGCGCAACGTGGGCAAGATGGAGGATGCGGACGCGGTGGGCGAGGTGGGGAGCCTCGCGTGCGGGGACGCGCTGCGGCTGTACCTGAAGATCGAGGACGAGCGGATCGTGGACGCCAAGTTCCAGACCTTCGGGTGCGGCAGCGCCATCGCCTCGGCCTCGGCCCTGACCGAGATGGTCAAGGGCAAGACCCTGGACGAGGCGCTCCGGATCACCAACCGGGACATCGCCGACTACCTGGGCGGGCTTCCCAAGGAGAAGATGCACTGCTCGGTGATGGGGCGGGAGGCCCTGGAGGCGGCGATCAACAACTACCGGGGCATCGAGACCCCGAAGGCCGAGCTCGAGGGCGAGGTGGTGTGCGAGTGCTTTGGGGTCACGGACCGGCAGATCCGTCGGGCCATCGAGGAGAACGACCTCCAGACCGTGGAGGACGTGACCCACTACACCAAGGCCGGGGGCGGGTGCGAGCGGTGCCTGCCGGACATCGAGCGGATCCTGCGGGAGGTCCGGGGGGAGATGCGTCGGGCCAAGGCTCAGCCCGAGGCCAAGCCCCGGCGGCTCACGAACCTGCAGCGGATCCAGTTGATCCAGAAGGTGATCGACGAGGAGATCCGGCCGGGGCTCCAGGCCGACGGCGGGGACCTGGAGCTGGTGGACGTGGACGGAACCACGGTGTACGTGCGGTTCCGGGGGATGTGCGTGAACTGCCCGTCGAGCCAGGTGACGCTGCAGGACGGGATCGAGGCGAGGCTGCGGGAGATGGTGGACCCCGAGATCCGGGTGGTGGAGGCGTAG
- a CDS encoding flavodoxin family protein, whose translation MSIAQPFVLCVYGSPRIRGNTDVLMDRFVEGLEDGGLAAERVYLRQLAFSPCREIYACRDHGACALQDDMTPLYDRIRDARALALASPIMFYGVSALAKAFIDRCQALWSLRYLRREPVNRAPGGPKPAVFLSVGATRGQRLFEGALRTFRYVCDAVEAQPWQSVTVPGVDHAGEILQHPDALDRAHRLGTELARLLQPPHAQQPHA comes from the coding sequence GTGTCAATCGCACAGCCGTTCGTGCTGTGCGTGTACGGGAGCCCCCGCATCCGGGGCAACACCGACGTTTTGATGGATCGGTTCGTCGAGGGCCTCGAGGACGGCGGGCTGGCCGCGGAGCGGGTGTACCTGCGGCAGCTCGCCTTCAGCCCCTGCCGGGAGATCTACGCCTGCCGGGACCACGGCGCCTGCGCCCTGCAGGACGACATGACCCCCCTGTACGACCGCATCCGGGACGCCCGGGCCCTGGCCCTGGCCAGCCCGATCATGTTCTACGGCGTGAGCGCCCTTGCCAAGGCGTTCATCGACCGCTGCCAGGCCCTCTGGAGCCTTCGGTACCTGCGCCGGGAGCCGGTCAACCGGGCCCCCGGCGGTCCGAAACCGGCCGTGTTCCTATCGGTGGGCGCCACCCGAGGCCAACGGCTGTTCGAAGGGGCCCTTCGTACCTTCCGGTACGTGTGCGACGCCGTAGAGGCCCAACCCTGGCAGAGCGTCACCGTTCCCGGCGTGGACCACGCCGGCGAGATCCTCCAGCACCCCGACGCCCTCGACCGGGCCCACCGCCTGGGCACCGAGCTCGCCCGCCTCCTCCAACCGCCCCATGCCCAGCAGCCCCATGCCTGA
- a CDS encoding Fur family transcriptional regulator: protein MPEPPSRFDRLREAKARLRAYLRDRGLRASRQREAVLEAFLAEDAHVSVDELYDRLRPTHPNLSPSTVYRSMALFVNAGIAKERRFHGERVRYEPGIGVDHHDHLVCLDCGRIEEFEDPTIERLQQEIARSRGFVVRFHRLELYGLCGRCRADPKKKSSQGVDTDLPDPYKGHRNADINRRRR from the coding sequence ATGCCTGAGCCCCCGTCCCGCTTCGACCGCCTCCGAGAGGCCAAGGCCCGCCTGCGGGCCTACCTGAGGGACCGGGGCTTGCGGGCCTCCCGACAGCGGGAGGCGGTGCTCGAGGCGTTTCTCGCGGAGGACGCCCACGTCAGCGTGGACGAGCTCTACGACCGCCTCCGGCCCACCCACCCCAACCTCAGCCCGTCGACCGTGTACCGGTCCATGGCCCTCTTCGTGAACGCCGGCATCGCCAAGGAGCGCCGGTTCCACGGGGAACGGGTCCGCTACGAGCCCGGCATCGGAGTGGACCACCACGACCATCTGGTGTGCCTGGACTGCGGCCGCATCGAGGAGTTCGAGGACCCCACCATCGAGCGGCTCCAGCAAGAGATCGCCCGCAGCCGGGGGTTCGTCGTGCGGTTCCACCGGCTCGAGCTCTACGGCCTCTGCGGCCGGTGCCGGGCCGATCCCAAAAAAAAATCGTCCCAGGGGGTTGACACCGACCTTCCGGATCCGTATAAAGGGCACCGTAACGCCGACATCAACCGGCGCCGCCGGTGA
- a CDS encoding MBL fold metallo-hydrolase has protein sequence MNGPGPSVGPGLHRLGPGVWITSGRAAVVEGRDRLAVVDPGDEPWDIVGEEVRRLERDTGKPVGWVLVTHSHPDHVANLAVARRMRPDVRVVAHPAGGLGPDLAVTEDRALDEVGPGVRALATPGHSDRGDDLSFWVPPGILFSGDLVQPKGETWERAFYPSPYPYFRDGDAYLDSLARLEALPLEVLVTGHREIRVGDRGRAWIRLTRRAIERLFEEAARWEGPPDPVAAGREVFRRLCRERGIPSEAVERRLAGAPGESPFERFDLPGFLWAWRRRL, from the coding sequence TTGAACGGCCCGGGCCCCTCGGTGGGTCCGGGCCTTCATCGTCTGGGGCCTGGGGTCTGGATCACCTCGGGCCGGGCCGCCGTGGTGGAGGGGCGGGATCGCTTGGCGGTGGTGGACCCGGGGGACGAGCCGTGGGACATCGTGGGCGAGGAGGTCCGGCGGCTGGAACGCGACACCGGCAAGCCCGTGGGATGGGTGCTGGTCACCCACTCCCACCCGGACCACGTGGCGAACCTGGCGGTGGCCCGGCGGATGCGGCCCGACGTGCGGGTGGTGGCCCATCCTGCGGGGGGGCTGGGGCCCGACCTGGCGGTGACGGAGGACCGGGCCTTGGACGAGGTGGGCCCCGGGGTGCGGGCCCTGGCGACCCCAGGCCACTCGGACCGGGGGGACGACCTGTCGTTTTGGGTGCCGCCGGGGATCCTGTTCTCCGGCGACCTGGTCCAGCCCAAGGGCGAGACCTGGGAGCGGGCGTTCTACCCCAGCCCGTACCCCTACTTCCGGGACGGCGACGCGTACCTGGACAGCCTAGCGCGGCTGGAGGCCCTGCCCCTGGAGGTGCTGGTCACGGGCCACCGGGAGATCCGAGTAGGAGACCGGGGCCGGGCCTGGATCCGGTTGACCCGGCGGGCCATCGAGCGGCTGTTCGAGGAGGCGGCCCGGTGGGAGGGACCTCCCGACCCCGTGGCTGCGGGGCGGGAGGTGTTCCGCCGGCTGTGCCGGGAACGGGGCATCCCCTCCGAGGCGGTGGAGCGGCGGCTCGCTGGCGCTCCGGGGGAGAGCCCGTTCGAGCGGTTCGATCTGCCCGGGTTCCTGTGGGCGTGGCGGCGGCGCCTTTGA
- a CDS encoding ferritin family protein, which yields MSTPEAAVLALSEAVKFESDGRDFYLQAVERVANPLAKAVFQALAEDELDHIRRVREIYEELKSQAGWPDSTAMVARASGVEDAFARAARDLDRHVAPDADALEALEKAAEMERKGLGFYRDRLAQATCDAEAEFYRRLVAEEEVHLRTIEKALEDLR from the coding sequence ATGAGCACGCCCGAAGCCGCCGTCCTTGCCCTTTCCGAGGCCGTGAAGTTCGAGTCGGACGGCCGGGACTTCTACCTCCAGGCCGTGGAGCGGGTGGCGAACCCGTTGGCCAAGGCGGTGTTTCAGGCCCTGGCCGAGGACGAGCTCGACCACATCCGAAGGGTACGGGAGATCTATGAGGAACTCAAGTCCCAGGCCGGTTGGCCGGACTCCACGGCCATGGTGGCCCGGGCCTCGGGCGTGGAGGACGCGTTCGCCCGGGCGGCCCGAGATCTGGACCGGCACGTGGCCCCGGACGCCGACGCGCTCGAGGCTTTGGAGAAGGCCGCGGAGATGGAGCGCAAGGGCCTGGGGTTCTACCGGGACCGCCTGGCCCAGGCCACGTGCGACGCAGAGGCGGAGTTCTACCGCCGGCTGGTGGCCGAGGAGGAGGTCCACCTGCGCACCATCGAGAAGGCGTTGGAGGACCTGCGGTAG
- a CDS encoding TlpA disulfide reductase family protein, which translates to MEIVRAVATGLIGAAVLVLGGCSAPPHEGPQEKTGGESVTVEVNALAPAFAGKTLDGGVVRLADYMGSRVVLLEFWSVFCKSCLDEMPHIEDLYRRYEDKGLAVISVNTDVFSAQRIRRFLKKTGIRPPYPVVLDARQEVVKAYGVEVLPVTVIVDRSGWIRLYQEGYRPGDEDRFERVVRRYLGRRGETDVTLAPRGGMTAFAPAGSRLVEVGTRLEPLRGTALEGGEVTIGPGSAHFLFFWSLYCRPCRSEFGPLWALARRYQQRGVRFYSVNVDTPALGHRIRRFLEGRGSPPCLADWEGKGVARALGVRATPTVVVIDREGRVVHASAGKVDLEALEASLKGVAAPAR; encoded by the coding sequence ATGGAAATCGTGCGAGCCGTTGCCACGGGCCTGATCGGGGCCGCGGTCCTGGTGCTGGGGGGGTGTTCGGCCCCGCCCCACGAGGGCCCCCAGGAGAAGACCGGCGGAGAGAGCGTCACCGTCGAGGTGAACGCGCTGGCGCCGGCGTTCGCCGGCAAGACCCTCGATGGGGGCGTGGTGCGGCTGGCGGACTACATGGGCTCTCGGGTGGTGCTCCTGGAGTTCTGGAGCGTGTTCTGCAAGTCGTGCCTCGACGAGATGCCCCACATCGAGGACCTGTACCGCCGGTACGAAGATAAGGGCCTGGCGGTGATCAGCGTGAACACCGACGTGTTCTCGGCCCAGCGCATCCGCCGGTTCCTCAAGAAGACCGGCATCCGGCCGCCGTACCCGGTGGTGCTGGACGCCCGGCAGGAGGTGGTGAAGGCCTACGGGGTGGAGGTGCTGCCGGTCACCGTGATCGTGGACCGGTCGGGATGGATCCGGCTGTACCAGGAGGGCTACCGGCCGGGCGACGAGGATCGGTTCGAGCGGGTCGTGCGGCGGTACCTGGGCCGCAGGGGGGAGACCGACGTGACCCTGGCGCCCCGGGGGGGGATGACGGCGTTCGCGCCGGCCGGAAGCCGGCTGGTGGAGGTGGGGACCCGGCTGGAGCCGCTCCGGGGCACGGCCCTGGAGGGCGGCGAGGTCACGATCGGGCCCGGGTCGGCCCACTTCCTGTTTTTCTGGAGCCTGTACTGCCGGCCGTGCCGGAGCGAGTTCGGGCCGTTGTGGGCGCTGGCCCGGCGCTACCAGCAGAGGGGGGTGCGGTTCTACTCGGTGAACGTGGACACGCCCGCCCTGGGCCACCGGATCCGGCGGTTCCTAGAGGGCCGGGGCAGCCCGCCGTGCCTGGCCGACTGGGAGGGCAAGGGGGTGGCCCGGGCCCTGGGGGTGCGGGCCACCCCCACGGTCGTGGTGATCGACCGGGAGGGGAGGGTGGTGCACGCGTCGGCCGGGAAGGTGGACCTGGAGGCCCTGGAGGCCTCGTTGAAGGGGGTGGCCGCCCCGGCGCGTTGA
- the metX gene encoding homoserine O-acetyltransferase MetX: MGLVSPQKAVLCSPPNEFYLESGRILGPIQVVYETYGTLSPDRDNVVLVCHALSGDAHAAGYHSPNDPKPGWWDPMIGPGRPIDTDRYFVICSNVLGSCRGTTGPASTNPRTGRPFGMAFPVVTVRDMVRVQAMLLDHLGIPQVLCVIGGSMGGMQALEWAVRFPDRVRSIVPISTTGASSPLSIGFNKIGRRAIMSDPNWRGGNYYGHEPPRDGLAVARMIGHITFLSDASMRKKFDRRLSGREGIFAFSAQYDVERYLHYNGYKFAERFDANSYLYLTKALDIFDLGDGFPGGMDEAMAQIRCPVRFITFTGDWLYPPLDTEIMEQSLRRQGKRVEHLRIESDYGHDAFLVEYPLYTHHVAEFLDTVLSEVRSGGG; encoded by the coding sequence GTGGGGCTGGTGTCCCCCCAGAAGGCCGTTCTGTGCTCCCCCCCCAACGAGTTCTACCTCGAGAGCGGCCGGATCCTCGGCCCCATCCAGGTGGTGTACGAGACTTACGGCACCCTGTCCCCCGACCGGGACAACGTGGTGCTGGTGTGCCACGCCCTATCGGGCGACGCCCACGCCGCCGGGTACCACTCGCCCAACGACCCCAAGCCGGGGTGGTGGGACCCCATGATCGGCCCGGGCCGGCCCATCGACACGGACCGATACTTCGTGATCTGCTCCAACGTGCTGGGGAGCTGCCGGGGCACCACCGGCCCGGCCAGCACCAACCCCCGCACCGGCCGGCCCTTCGGCATGGCCTTTCCGGTGGTCACGGTCCGGGACATGGTGCGGGTCCAGGCGATGCTGCTCGACCATCTGGGCATCCCCCAGGTCCTGTGCGTGATCGGCGGCTCCATGGGGGGCATGCAGGCCCTGGAGTGGGCCGTGCGGTTCCCGGATCGGGTCCGGTCCATCGTGCCCATCTCCACGACTGGGGCCTCGTCGCCCCTGAGCATCGGGTTCAACAAGATCGGCCGGCGGGCCATCATGAGCGACCCGAACTGGAGGGGCGGCAACTACTACGGACACGAGCCGCCGCGGGACGGCCTGGCGGTGGCGCGCATGATCGGCCACATCACCTTCCTGAGCGACGCCTCCATGCGCAAGAAGTTCGACCGCCGCCTCTCGGGCCGGGAGGGTATCTTCGCGTTCTCCGCCCAGTACGACGTGGAGCGCTACCTCCACTACAACGGGTACAAGTTCGCCGAGCGGTTCGACGCCAACAGCTACCTGTATCTCACCAAGGCCCTCGACATCTTCGACCTGGGCGACGGGTTCCCAGGGGGCATGGACGAGGCCATGGCCCAGATCCGATGCCCCGTGCGGTTCATCACGTTCACGGGGGACTGGCTGTACCCCCCCCTGGACACGGAGATCATGGAGCAGAGCCTCCGGCGCCAGGGCAAGCGGGTGGAGCACCTGCGCATCGAGAGCGATTACGGCCACGACGCCTTCCTGGTGGAGTACCCCCTCTACACCCACCACGTGGCCGAGTTCCTGGACACCGTTTTGTCCGAGGTGCGCTCCGGGGGGGGATGA